One window from the genome of Planctomycetia bacterium encodes:
- a CDS encoding AAA family ATPase, with the protein MPEPLLLKRLRDLVHQVRSAIQNRTASENELATVHLEKAQAAEDTWKQIQVDLKQRQEKQLAELDQEFKDRKLKFAQSAHAELESTKQALAKAEQDMTGRHYLETESLKRAYEDAVWSTKTIYEGDKKAANESLRAKEHEAHAACQKLRGFLKQAEETLVAWRLRPEYAELPKVEPLKVSEGTSPKNLLEQMVKKGEAQLSKLQGLLLPKLVQLRIVIPFAIILTALLTIPVIMLTGNKLVGAAMGIPAAAIISFAIVYSAYQVAAWQARKATFPLGDTVAEALTLEPHCKKEAEVEIKHLLKKLQDQKNADLEAHDKTFVPQIKQQKITFEQESKSFFASKDTKLAEMQARFKTDMDSIESEHKSKLERINTAYSSDLKNAEENYQRDAVTVRQRYQEARKGMVHAWKTSLENIKNESASLKQDVATICPAWNNWKSLPSANGMPDVVQYGEFTIDFASIPGGIPADAELKAEPPLKQTVPALASFPTGGNVLLKANGPGKEAAIEVLQQLTLRFLTQLPAGKARLTIFDPVGLGDNFAALMHLADYDEALIAHRIWTEEHHFEQRLVDLTGHMESIIQKYLRNQYPSIEAYNQDAGEVAEPFRLLVVANYPANFNTEAAKRLVSVAASGSRCGVSTFISMDTSADQPRDINLTILEENSLLFAWKDGRFSAGDPDFADLPLSMTVPPDDQRVTELLNQVGKAARDAAKVEVAFKLIHPNFEQKPVWYADSATGLNIPLGRVGATRRQALTLGQGTSQHVLVAGKTGSGKSTLLNVLITNAALHYSPEQLEMYLIDFKKGVEFKAYAVHALPHARVIAIESEREFGLSVLQKLDAELKHRGERFRELGIANIKDVREADQNAMYPRILLIVDEFQEFFVDDDRLSQEAALLLDRLVRQGRAFGIHVILGSQTLGGAYTLARSTIDQMAVRIVLPCSESDGHLILGDDNHAARLLSRPGEAIYNDASGRVEGNHPFQICWLDDDQREQLLEDIHKKYVGSPGKFQFAEPIVFEGNAPAELSRSRPLLAALEKLPAQAPKEPAALLGEAIAIKDASTAVFKRQSGSQLLILGQDERAAVGVLAGSLVSLACQHPPGTAKFFVLAANFEVEPAQALHRLIKLLPHEVATGQHREVSQHMQTLHDELTARRSLPPDAPMTPIFVVIHGLHRLRDLRRSDDDFGGESSSSPVNQMAELVKEGATLGIHFLIWVDTATGATRSFDRATLREFTLRVLFQMSANDSSNLIDSPAAGKLGAHRALYHSEEMGTIEKFRPYGVPDEAVFQLLEEKLSGWNR; encoded by the coding sequence ATGCCAGAACCACTTTTGCTCAAGCGCTTGCGAGACCTTGTCCATCAAGTTCGATCTGCCATCCAGAATCGAACAGCGTCAGAGAATGAACTGGCAACGGTTCACCTGGAGAAAGCCCAGGCTGCTGAAGACACCTGGAAGCAAATTCAGGTTGATCTGAAGCAGAGGCAGGAAAAGCAACTTGCTGAGCTGGATCAGGAGTTCAAGGATCGCAAACTGAAATTTGCTCAGTCTGCCCATGCTGAACTCGAATCGACCAAGCAGGCATTGGCTAAAGCCGAGCAGGACATGACTGGCAGGCATTACCTGGAGACGGAAAGTCTCAAACGTGCTTATGAAGATGCAGTCTGGTCAACCAAGACCATTTACGAAGGTGACAAAAAAGCTGCCAATGAGAGTCTGCGGGCGAAAGAACACGAGGCACACGCAGCCTGCCAGAAACTGCGTGGCTTCCTGAAACAGGCGGAAGAAACCCTGGTAGCCTGGCGACTTCGGCCTGAATATGCCGAGCTACCCAAAGTGGAGCCACTCAAAGTATCTGAGGGAACGTCGCCCAAAAACCTGCTTGAACAAATGGTAAAAAAAGGGGAAGCACAATTATCCAAGCTGCAAGGCTTGCTGCTCCCAAAACTGGTGCAACTCCGAATTGTCATCCCCTTCGCCATCATTCTCACTGCATTGCTGACCATTCCGGTGATCATGCTGACCGGTAATAAACTCGTCGGCGCTGCCATGGGTATACCAGCAGCAGCAATCATCAGCTTTGCCATTGTCTACTCGGCTTACCAGGTTGCAGCCTGGCAGGCTCGTAAAGCGACGTTTCCACTGGGCGATACCGTAGCAGAAGCACTTACCCTCGAGCCTCATTGCAAAAAAGAAGCTGAGGTGGAAATCAAGCATCTGCTGAAGAAGCTGCAGGATCAGAAAAATGCTGACCTGGAAGCGCACGACAAGACTTTTGTCCCGCAGATCAAACAGCAGAAGATTACCTTCGAGCAGGAATCCAAATCTTTCTTCGCCAGTAAGGATACCAAGCTCGCTGAAATGCAGGCTCGATTCAAGACCGACATGGATTCCATTGAGAGTGAGCACAAGTCAAAACTGGAGCGTATCAATACTGCATATTCCAGCGACTTGAAAAATGCGGAAGAAAATTATCAACGCGATGCAGTAACCGTTCGCCAGCGATACCAGGAAGCTCGAAAGGGAATGGTGCATGCCTGGAAAACTTCACTCGAAAACATCAAGAATGAATCTGCATCGCTGAAACAGGATGTTGCGACGATCTGCCCAGCGTGGAACAACTGGAAATCACTGCCGTCGGCGAATGGCATGCCCGATGTCGTGCAGTATGGCGAATTCACCATCGACTTTGCCAGCATACCTGGTGGCATTCCTGCTGATGCTGAGCTCAAAGCCGAGCCGCCTTTGAAACAGACTGTTCCTGCATTGGCTTCATTCCCTACCGGTGGCAATGTCTTGTTGAAGGCAAACGGGCCAGGCAAGGAAGCTGCTATCGAGGTTTTGCAGCAACTGACTTTGCGGTTCCTGACCCAGTTGCCTGCAGGCAAAGCCAGGCTGACCATTTTCGACCCTGTCGGGTTAGGCGACAACTTTGCCGCCCTCATGCACCTGGCGGATTACGATGAAGCACTGATCGCCCACCGCATCTGGACGGAAGAGCACCATTTCGAACAACGCCTGGTCGATCTGACCGGCCACATGGAAAGCATCATTCAAAAGTATCTACGAAATCAGTATCCGAGCATCGAGGCTTACAATCAGGATGCAGGCGAAGTAGCTGAACCTTTCCGCTTGCTGGTGGTGGCCAACTATCCAGCTAATTTCAATACCGAAGCCGCCAAGCGACTGGTCAGCGTGGCAGCCAGTGGTTCGCGATGTGGAGTGAGCACCTTTATCAGCATGGACACCAGTGCCGATCAGCCTCGAGATATCAACCTGACCATTCTGGAAGAGAACAGCCTGTTGTTCGCGTGGAAGGATGGACGCTTCAGTGCAGGCGACCCGGACTTTGCCGATCTGCCCTTAAGCATGACTGTTCCACCCGATGACCAGCGTGTTACCGAACTCCTCAATCAAGTGGGCAAGGCAGCTCGCGATGCAGCCAAGGTGGAGGTGGCATTCAAGCTCATTCATCCTAACTTTGAGCAGAAACCAGTGTGGTATGCCGACAGCGCCACGGGTTTGAACATCCCTCTCGGGCGTGTCGGTGCAACGCGTCGGCAAGCCCTCACGCTGGGGCAGGGCACCTCGCAACATGTGCTGGTTGCAGGCAAGACGGGTTCAGGCAAATCGACTCTGCTCAATGTTCTTATCACGAATGCTGCCTTGCACTACAGCCCTGAACAACTCGAAATGTACCTGATTGATTTCAAGAAAGGCGTTGAATTCAAGGCTTATGCGGTGCATGCACTGCCTCACGCCCGCGTTATTGCCATTGAAAGTGAACGAGAGTTTGGCTTGTCGGTATTGCAGAAACTCGACGCGGAATTGAAACACCGAGGAGAGCGTTTCCGTGAACTGGGTATTGCCAACATCAAGGATGTGCGTGAAGCAGATCAAAATGCCATGTATCCGCGTATTCTGCTCATCGTCGATGAGTTCCAGGAATTTTTTGTCGATGACGATCGGCTGTCGCAGGAAGCTGCTCTGCTGCTTGACCGGTTGGTCAGGCAGGGCCGTGCCTTTGGTATCCATGTCATCCTTGGTTCACAAACCCTGGGAGGCGCCTACACGCTGGCTCGCAGCACCATCGATCAGATGGCGGTTCGCATCGTGCTGCCCTGTTCAGAATCGGATGGGCACCTGATTCTGGGCGACGATAACCATGCCGCCCGCCTGCTCAGCCGGCCAGGCGAGGCCATCTACAACGATGCCAGCGGCCGCGTGGAAGGCAATCATCCGTTCCAGATCTGCTGGCTCGATGATGATCAGCGGGAACAACTTCTGGAAGACATTCACAAAAAGTATGTCGGCTCGCCGGGCAAGTTCCAGTTTGCAGAACCGATTGTCTTTGAAGGCAATGCCCCTGCGGAACTCAGTCGCAGCAGACCCTTGCTGGCAGCCTTGGAGAAATTACCTGCACAGGCCCCCAAAGAACCTGCAGCACTCCTCGGCGAAGCCATCGCCATCAAGGATGCTTCCACTGCCGTATTCAAACGGCAGTCGGGCAGTCAGTTGCTCATTCTGGGACAGGATGAACGTGCCGCAGTCGGCGTCCTGGCAGGTTCACTGGTCAGTCTGGCCTGCCAGCATCCGCCCGGTACTGCAAAATTCTTTGTCCTGGCTGCGAACTTTGAAGTGGAACCTGCACAGGCCTTGCACCGCCTGATTAAACTCCTGCCGCATGAAGTGGCAACCGGTCAACATCGCGAAGTAAGCCAGCACATGCAGACCCTGCACGATGAGTTAACTGCACGACGATCACTACCTCCCGATGCCCCCATGACACCGATTTTCGTTGTCATTCACGGGTTGCATCGCCTGCGTGATCTCCGCAGAAGCGATGACGATTTTGGAGGTGAGAGCAGTTCATCCCCTGTCAACCAGATGGCCGAACTGGTGAAAGAGGGAGCAACCCTGGGCATACATTTCCTCATCTGGGTAGACACCGCCACGGGTGCAACCCGCTCCTTCGACCGTGCTACCCTTCGCGAGTTTACCCTGCGTGTTCTGTTCCAGATGTCCGCCAACGATTCCTCGAACCTCATCGACAGCCCCGCTGCCGGCAAACTCGGAGCACACCGCGCGCTCTACCATTCCGAAGAAATGGGAACCATCGAAAAATTCCGCCCCTACGGCGTGCCTGATGAAGCGGTTTTCCAGTTGCTGGAAGAGAAGCTCTCAGGGTGGAATCGGTAA
- a CDS encoding amidohydrolase — protein sequence MQRLCVSLLGLLFIGSVAMTQDVQNPADIILFNGKIWAGIKSPNNHATAIAIRQGTILAVTNDQQIRQYQAPATKRIDLQGKRIVPGFHDSHVHFLGAGIFLSQVDLKLCANEAEFGAKLKEFDQKLPPGRWLLGGNWDHDRTFNGILPTASIIDKYVSPGRPVFLRRYDGHMALANTHVLKLAGINANTKDPSGGEIVRNPDTKEPTGALRDNAMGLVGHLIPESDDEAILQGVKRALEEARSVGVTSIDDIDGSGKNVRLKLWNIYKNLQAKGEMTLRIRHFWPISESRQLASLIKSEGTRHGLVQLGGVKGYMDGSLGSSTAKMFESYRHEAGQTGVWVTPPQSMLNMALAADKAGLQVVVHAIGDEANARLLDIFAEVNKQNGSRDRRFRIEHAQHLRREDYVRFKESSVIASMQPYHVVDDGRWAEGRIGTERCSSSYAYRSLLDNQATLSFGSDWPVAPLNPLVGIDAAVNRRPLDGKYPQGWFPAQRISVEEALHAYTAEAAYAMFSEKKRGTLKPGMQADLVALNRDILDAREQNNLAEAKVVMTMVNGRVVFEGK from the coding sequence ATGCAAAGACTCTGCGTTAGCCTGCTTGGATTACTGTTCATCGGCAGTGTTGCAATGACACAGGATGTTCAGAATCCTGCCGACATTATTCTGTTCAATGGGAAAATCTGGGCTGGGATCAAATCACCGAATAACCATGCAACCGCCATTGCGATTCGTCAGGGCACCATTCTCGCGGTCACCAATGATCAGCAGATCAGGCAGTATCAGGCACCAGCGACCAAGCGCATTGACCTTCAGGGAAAACGGATTGTTCCCGGCTTTCACGATTCCCATGTTCACTTCCTGGGGGCAGGCATCTTTCTCAGCCAGGTTGATCTGAAGCTCTGTGCCAATGAAGCTGAGTTTGGCGCCAAGCTGAAGGAATTCGACCAGAAGCTGCCACCAGGTCGATGGCTGCTCGGTGGCAACTGGGATCATGATCGAACGTTTAACGGAATACTGCCAACCGCCAGCATCATTGATAAATATGTTTCGCCGGGCCGACCCGTCTTTCTTCGCCGATACGATGGGCACATGGCACTGGCCAACACGCATGTGTTGAAGCTGGCTGGAATCAATGCCAATACCAAAGACCCCAGTGGCGGAGAAATTGTTCGAAACCCGGATACGAAGGAACCAACCGGCGCTTTACGCGATAATGCCATGGGCCTGGTCGGGCATCTGATTCCCGAATCTGATGATGAGGCGATTCTGCAAGGGGTCAAGCGTGCACTGGAAGAAGCTCGATCCGTGGGTGTGACCAGTATCGACGATATCGATGGATCAGGAAAGAACGTCAGGCTGAAACTCTGGAACATTTACAAGAACCTGCAAGCCAAAGGGGAAATGACACTACGCATCAGGCATTTCTGGCCTATTTCGGAATCGCGACAACTAGCCAGCCTGATAAAGAGTGAGGGAACACGCCATGGTCTGGTTCAGCTTGGCGGTGTGAAGGGATATATGGATGGCTCGCTCGGTTCGAGCACTGCCAAGATGTTTGAAAGCTATCGCCATGAAGCCGGGCAAACCGGTGTCTGGGTAACGCCGCCGCAAAGCATGCTCAACATGGCCCTGGCTGCAGACAAAGCAGGACTGCAGGTAGTGGTGCATGCCATCGGCGATGAGGCAAACGCCCGGCTGCTTGACATCTTTGCCGAGGTGAACAAACAGAATGGCTCACGAGACCGTCGCTTCCGCATTGAACACGCCCAGCATCTGCGTCGCGAAGATTATGTGCGTTTCAAGGAAAGCTCAGTCATTGCATCCATGCAGCCTTACCACGTAGTGGATGATGGCCGATGGGCGGAAGGAAGAATAGGAACCGAACGTTGTTCCAGTTCTTATGCCTACCGCAGCCTGCTGGATAATCAGGCAACACTCTCGTTTGGGTCAGACTGGCCGGTGGCTCCGCTGAATCCGCTGGTTGGAATTGATGCTGCGGTTAATCGTCGTCCGCTGGATGGGAAGTATCCGCAAGGCTGGTTCCCTGCTCAACGAATCAGTGTGGAAGAAGCCTTGCATGCATATACCGCTGAGGCGGCGTATGCCATGTTTTCCGAGAAAAAACGGGGGACACTGAAGCCTGGCATGCAGGCTGATCTGGTTGCTTTGAATCGAGATATCCTTGATGCACGTGAACAGAATAACCTTGCGGAAGCCAAGGTTGTGATGACGATGGTGAATGGCAGGGTGGTGTTTGAGGGGAAGTAG
- a CDS encoding GNAT family N-acetyltransferase, with protein sequence MTIVYRAYRNDDNPGLVDLWNSSLTTRGCCKGIKPFFLELQWFCKPWFEPAALQLALDTTRQDSKQIIGAALAGFGAAATKDKVDYAKGVVSLLLVHADYRRQGIGTKLLKSAEGYLKSKGTTDARFGCNADRMPYCWGMLGSISPAGVLKSMTGVDLFIEKQGYTAAEKYEIYHRQMTQAISWGDPRFTHLRRKYEMRNIPRPVINWYDEALHGGMETTVFQLLDSALEQPVAELRAAEMTQFLSKNQPPQAGLYDLKVKEELRGQGLGKFLMAHTLQHLNDQMFQVVETVISSDNTEARKMLTSLGFILIDEGISYAKTLR encoded by the coding sequence GTGACTATCGTTTATCGTGCATATCGGAATGACGACAACCCAGGTCTGGTCGATCTGTGGAATTCATCATTGACTACGCGCGGCTGTTGTAAAGGCATCAAACCGTTTTTTCTTGAGTTGCAATGGTTCTGCAAGCCATGGTTTGAACCAGCTGCCCTTCAACTGGCACTGGATACAACTCGCCAGGACAGCAAACAGATCATCGGCGCTGCATTGGCTGGGTTTGGTGCTGCTGCCACCAAAGACAAGGTTGATTATGCCAAGGGTGTCGTGTCGCTCCTCCTCGTTCATGCTGATTATCGTCGTCAGGGCATTGGTACGAAGTTGTTGAAGTCTGCAGAAGGCTATCTCAAATCCAAAGGCACGACCGATGCACGGTTCGGATGCAATGCAGACCGGATGCCTTACTGCTGGGGCATGCTGGGAAGCATCAGCCCGGCTGGTGTGCTCAAATCCATGACAGGCGTCGATCTTTTCATTGAAAAGCAGGGTTACACTGCTGCTGAAAAGTATGAGATTTATCATCGCCAGATGACGCAGGCTATCTCCTGGGGTGATCCACGTTTTACACACCTGCGGCGCAAATATGAAATGAGGAATATCCCGCGACCCGTCATCAACTGGTATGACGAGGCGCTGCATGGCGGCATGGAGACCACTGTTTTTCAACTTCTCGATTCGGCTCTCGAGCAACCGGTAGCAGAACTTCGTGCTGCTGAAATGACACAATTCCTGAGCAAGAACCAGCCGCCACAAGCCGGGCTGTATGATCTCAAGGTGAAAGAAGAACTGCGCGGACAGGGGCTGGGTAAATTCCTGATGGCCCATACGCTCCAGCATTTGAACGACCAGATGTTTCAAGTCGTGGAAACCGTGATTTCGTCGGATAATACCGAGGCCCGCAAGATGCTCACCTCGCTGGGATTCATCCTGATCGATGAAGGAATCAGTTATGCAAAGACTCTGCGTTAG